A genomic window from Ignavibacteria bacterium includes:
- the ispG gene encoding (E)-4-hydroxy-3-methylbut-2-enyl-diphosphate synthase has translation MEIFTASKIYCNSLTKYSRFKTRKVMVGSVGIGGNNPIRVQSMTTTDTMDTTGTVEQSIRMIEAGSELVRITAPAVKEAKNLENIKNELRARGYNTPLVADIHFKPDAAEIAARIVEKVRVNPGNYADKKKFKVFSFTDELYNEELERIYESFTPLVKICKEYGTAMRIGTNHGSLSDRIMNRYGDTPIGMVESALEFVRICRDHNYHELILSMKSSNTQVMVEAYRLLVNRMMEEGMDYPLHLGVTEAGDGEDGRIKSSVGIGTLLEDGLGDTIRVSLTEDPEFEIPVCKRIVARYNNREHHEPIPDLGLKISDRVNSAILNPQPEIPYDPFSYQRRKTSETDKIGNHHVPVVILSLDANNYSEPSTLEKISYIYSKELDKWNIGDLAPDFIYLSTKDLPYALPGTLKKIFDYSFWKTLEEKSDSFPLFTPEQFLTAERKSYRINFVSVTINDITSELLEAVRNDKFCVLVINTNNTHGMAEERRVIIELMQQGIETPVIVSRSYAAGTDDEDLTIGSATDLGALLIDGMGDGIWIKAENNIDVINRISFGILQATRTRISKTEYISCPSCGRTQFDLQVTTAMIKKRTDHLKGVKIAIMGCIVNGPGEMADADYGFVGSGPDWITLYRGKEVIERGIPYPDALDKLIGIMKEDGVWVEN, from the coding sequence GTACTCAAGGTTTAAAACCCGTAAAGTAATGGTTGGCAGTGTGGGAATTGGAGGCAATAATCCGATCCGTGTACAATCAATGACCACAACCGATACTATGGATACAACGGGTACTGTTGAACAATCAATACGTATGATAGAAGCAGGCTCGGAGCTTGTTAGAATTACAGCTCCCGCAGTGAAGGAAGCAAAAAATCTTGAGAACATCAAAAATGAACTGCGTGCACGCGGATATAACACACCTCTGGTTGCAGATATCCATTTTAAGCCCGATGCTGCCGAAATTGCTGCAAGGATAGTTGAAAAAGTCCGCGTTAATCCCGGCAATTATGCCGATAAAAAGAAATTCAAAGTATTCAGCTTTACCGATGAGCTTTATAACGAAGAGCTTGAAAGAATATACGAATCATTTACACCCCTTGTAAAAATATGTAAAGAATACGGTACCGCTATGAGGATCGGTACCAATCATGGTTCGCTAAGCGACAGGATAATGAACCGGTACGGCGATACGCCGATCGGAATGGTTGAATCAGCCCTGGAGTTTGTACGAATTTGCCGTGACCATAATTACCACGAATTAATACTTTCCATGAAATCTTCTAATACGCAGGTAATGGTTGAAGCATACAGGCTTCTGGTAAACCGGATGATGGAAGAAGGCATGGATTACCCGCTGCATCTTGGTGTAACCGAAGCAGGTGATGGCGAAGACGGCAGAATAAAATCATCAGTTGGTATAGGAACACTCTTAGAAGACGGCCTTGGTGATACCATTAGAGTATCATTAACTGAAGACCCTGAATTTGAAATTCCCGTTTGTAAAAGAATAGTTGCAAGATATAATAACCGTGAACATCACGAACCAATTCCTGATTTAGGATTGAAGATTTCTGATCGTGTTAATTCTGCAATTTTAAATCCGCAACCCGAAATCCCATACGATCCATTTTCATATCAGCGGAGAAAAACATCTGAGACGGATAAAATTGGCAATCATCATGTACCTGTTGTAATATTAAGCCTTGATGCAAATAATTATTCAGAGCCTTCAACACTTGAAAAAATATCATACATCTATTCCAAAGAGCTTGATAAATGGAATATCGGAGACTTAGCGCCTGATTTTATATATCTTAGCACAAAAGATCTTCCATACGCTTTGCCCGGAACACTTAAGAAAATTTTTGATTACAGCTTCTGGAAAACACTTGAGGAAAAATCGGATTCATTCCCATTATTCACTCCAGAGCAATTTTTAACAGCCGAAAGAAAGTCATACAGGATAAATTTCGTTTCGGTTACTATAAATGATATTACTTCCGAGCTGCTTGAAGCGGTTAGAAATGATAAGTTCTGTGTGCTGGTAATAAATACAAACAATACGCACGGAATGGCTGAAGAGCGCAGAGTAATAATTGAGCTGATGCAGCAGGGAATTGAAACACCTGTTATAGTTTCACGCAGCTATGCTGCAGGTACAGATGATGAAGACCTCACCATAGGCAGCGCAACTGATCTTGGAGCTTTACTTATAGATGGCATGGGGGATGGAATATGGATAAAGGCTGAAAATAACATTGATGTTATCAATCGCATAAGCTTTGGAATTTTACAGGCAACAAGAACACGCATATCCAAAACCGAATACATAAGCTGTCCAAGCTGCGGCCGCACCCAGTTTGATCTGCAGGTCACAACTGCAATGATAAAAAAACGCACTGACCATTTAAAAGGAGTAAAGATCGCAATAATGGGTTGTATTGTTAACGGACCCGGAGAAATGGCTGACGCTGATTACGGCTTCGTAGGCTCAGGTCCCGACTGGATAACTCTATACCGCGGAAAAGAAGTTATTGAGCGCGGCATTCCTTACCCCGATGCGTTGGATAAGCTGATTGGGATAATGAAGGAAGACGGTGTTTGGGTGGAAAATTGA